A window of the Streptomyces sp. JB150 genome harbors these coding sequences:
- a CDS encoding MerR family transcriptional regulator — protein MTDRRLWSYKDIAAHIRVQPDTVRSYRKHGLLPPPDHVEAGKPYWYSDTIRAWVASRPGNRPRRDS, from the coding sequence ATGACCGACCGAAGGCTCTGGTCCTACAAGGACATCGCGGCGCACATCCGAGTGCAGCCGGACACCGTGCGGTCCTACCGCAAGCACGGACTGCTGCCCCCGCCCGACCACGTCGAGGCCGGCAAGCCGTACTGGTACTCCGACACCATCCGCGCCTGGGTCGCCTCCCGGCCCGGCAACCGCCCACGCAGAGACAGCTGA
- a CDS encoding condensation domain-containing protein: protein MRISDIQRCEVRPGRLVEWTFSPATIAAAAVLPPDPRPPAYIQESHVRTARSVRDDGLFVPTWLGTAFDLPGRADLGALERALREWTLRHETLRSGFRWVGDDMHRFTLAEKDVSLQREEVGDFTDADTLIRYLQDRFDVAADALDWPNLIYAAVLRDESTSVYMAFDHTNVDAYSLQRIPQEIHDLYLAGVTGRPVAGPPVGSYVDFCHQERADADGIDDTHTIVARWREFIRRCDGRLPQFPVDLGLQPGGVLPTQKLMCEPLLDADAAAAFEEHCRPYGGSLVGILAATSLIVHELGGQPYYRTVVPFHTRLKSAWSDSVGWYVGGAPIEVPATRDFGSALTAVRSELRANRSLARIPLARVLRLLGSDFRPTSPDMHSIVSYVDARLIPGAARWAEKKAYGLIRVSYGDQVCVWVNRLHEGLWLACRYPDTDVAYRNVRLYVEGLRDLIASAPARDRLRTSEPTFS from the coding sequence GTGCGAATTTCTGACATTCAGCGCTGCGAGGTCCGGCCCGGACGGCTCGTCGAGTGGACGTTCAGCCCGGCGACCATCGCGGCGGCGGCAGTGCTGCCACCCGACCCGCGGCCGCCCGCGTACATCCAAGAGTCGCACGTGAGAACGGCCCGATCGGTACGTGACGACGGGCTGTTCGTCCCGACCTGGCTGGGCACGGCGTTCGACCTGCCGGGCCGCGCCGACCTCGGCGCGCTGGAACGGGCCCTGCGCGAGTGGACCTTGCGCCACGAGACGCTGCGCAGCGGCTTCCGGTGGGTCGGCGACGACATGCACCGGTTCACGCTCGCGGAGAAGGACGTGTCCCTGCAGCGCGAGGAGGTCGGCGACTTCACCGACGCGGACACGCTGATCCGGTACCTGCAGGACCGGTTCGACGTCGCGGCGGACGCGCTCGACTGGCCGAACCTCATCTACGCGGCGGTCCTGCGGGACGAATCCACCAGTGTGTACATGGCCTTCGACCACACCAACGTCGATGCCTACTCCCTGCAGCGCATCCCGCAGGAGATCCACGACCTCTACCTGGCGGGCGTCACGGGCCGGCCCGTCGCCGGCCCGCCCGTGGGGAGTTACGTCGACTTCTGCCACCAGGAGCGGGCGGACGCCGACGGGATCGACGACACGCACACCATCGTGGCGCGCTGGCGTGAGTTCATCCGCCGGTGCGACGGGCGGCTTCCGCAGTTCCCCGTCGACCTCGGTCTGCAACCCGGTGGTGTGCTGCCCACCCAGAAGCTGATGTGCGAGCCGCTGCTCGACGCGGACGCGGCCGCCGCGTTCGAGGAGCACTGCCGGCCCTACGGCGGCAGCCTCGTGGGCATCCTCGCCGCGACCAGCCTGATCGTGCACGAACTCGGCGGGCAGCCCTACTACCGCACGGTCGTCCCGTTCCACACCCGGCTGAAGTCCGCCTGGTCGGATTCCGTGGGCTGGTACGTGGGCGGCGCACCGATCGAGGTGCCCGCGACGCGGGACTTCGGCAGCGCGCTCACCGCCGTCCGCTCGGAACTGCGGGCCAACCGGTCACTGGCCCGCATCCCGCTGGCGCGCGTCCTGCGCCTGCTCGGTTCGGACTTCCGTCCGACATCACCCGACATGCACTCGATCGTCTCGTACGTCGACGCCCGCCTCATTCCGGGCGCGGCCCGCTGGGCCGAGAAGAAGGCGTACGGGCTGATCCGGGTGTCGTACGGCGATCAGGTGTGCGTCTGGGTCAACCGGCTCCACGAAGGCTTGTGGCTCGCCTGCCGCTACCCGGACACCGACGTCGCCTACCGGAACGTACGGCTGTACGTCGAGGGACTGCGGGACCTGATCGCCTCCGCACCGGCCCGCGACCGTCTCCGGACCTCGGAGCCGACCTTCTCCTGA
- a CDS encoding chaplin produces the protein MRRTTRNGVIAVAAASGAMAVAFPVSAAFAADGAAADGTAAGSPGVLSGNSLQVPVHVPVNVCGNTVNVVGLLNPAAGNTCVNGGAAKADGKEKSDAAKTGGGSATSGGASAHGVTEGSPGVLSGNNLQLPIDVPVNVSGNSVNVVGVGNPAVGNESVNGSGDHAISHTAVPKPRAPKPPATPDRSHVEPHAPHTSYTPHAMAPSLAHTGADLTAPALAGSLALIVTGGILYRRFNPTRTR, from the coding sequence ATGAGACGGACTACCCGAAACGGTGTGATCGCCGTCGCCGCCGCCTCCGGCGCGATGGCCGTGGCGTTCCCGGTGTCCGCCGCCTTCGCGGCCGACGGGGCCGCCGCCGACGGTACGGCGGCCGGCTCGCCCGGGGTGCTCTCCGGCAACTCCCTCCAGGTGCCGGTGCACGTGCCGGTGAACGTCTGCGGCAACACCGTCAACGTCGTGGGGCTGCTCAACCCGGCCGCGGGCAACACCTGTGTGAACGGCGGTGCCGCGAAGGCCGACGGCAAGGAGAAGAGCGACGCGGCCAAGACCGGCGGCGGGTCGGCCACGTCCGGTGGGGCCTCGGCGCACGGAGTCACCGAGGGTTCCCCCGGCGTGCTGTCGGGCAACAACCTCCAGCTCCCGATCGACGTGCCGGTGAACGTCTCCGGGAACAGCGTCAACGTGGTCGGCGTAGGCAACCCGGCCGTCGGCAACGAGTCGGTCAACGGCTCCGGCGACCATGCGATCTCGCACACCGCGGTCCCGAAGCCCCGGGCTCCCAAGCCCCCGGCCACCCCCGACCGGTCCCACGTCGAGCCGCACGCCCCGCACACCTCCTACACCCCGCACGCGATGGCGCCCTCGCTCGCCCACACCGGAGCGGACCTCACGGCCCCCGCTCTCGCGGGCAGTCTCGCGCTCATCGTCACGGGCGGGATCCTGTACCGTCGCTTCAACCCGACCCGCACCCGCTGA
- a CDS encoding heavy-metal-associated domain-containing protein, translating into MSAQTDTQGSVTTVYQVTGMSCGHCEGSVSAELGRLPGVTSVQAVAAKGEVTVVSEAPLDEEAVRAAVDEAGYELVGRA; encoded by the coding sequence ATGAGCGCCCAGACCGACACCCAGGGTTCCGTCACCACCGTCTACCAGGTGACCGGCATGAGCTGCGGACACTGCGAGGGCTCGGTCTCCGCCGAACTCGGCCGGCTGCCCGGCGTGACGTCGGTGCAGGCCGTCGCCGCCAAGGGCGAGGTCACCGTCGTCTCCGAAGCCCCGCTGGACGAGGAGGCCGTGCGCGCCGCCGTCGACGAGGCCGGCTACGAGCTGGTCGGCCGCGCCTGA
- a CDS encoding heavy metal translocating P-type ATPase produces MTTTDTPAGTPTDTPVDAPATSQVELLIGGMTCAACAARVEKKLNRMDGVTATVNFATEKAKVTYPAGTEVADLIATVERTGYTAEEPPPPAPAPATEDLRPEDPDAADPHLAALRQRLVVSAVLAVPVVLLAMVPALQFDNWQWLSLTLAAPVVVWGGLPFHQAAWTNARHAASTMDTLVSVGTLAAFGWSVWALFFGDAGMPGMRHGFDLTVSRADGTSAIYLEVAAGVTAFLLLGRYLEARAKRRAGAALRALMELGAKDVAVLRAGREVRIPVGQLAVGDRFVVRPGEKIATDGTVVEGSSAVDVSMLTGESVPVDVTVGDAVTGATVNAAGRLVVEATRIGADTRLARMARLVEDAQNGKARVQRLADRVAAVFVPVVLLIAAVTFGGWLGATGDTVAAFTAAVAVLIIACPCALGLATPTALLVGTGRGAQLGILIKGPEVLESTRRVDTVVLDKTGTVTTGRMTLQEVYAAEGADEKQVLRLAGALEHASEHPVARAVAAGAAERAGELPEAERFENVPGMGVRGRVEGHEVAVGRLFDTLPPELAAARERAERAGRTAVVVGWDGAARGVLAVADAVKETSAEAVRELRALGLTPVLLTGDNRTVAEAVAAEVGIDEVIAEVLPEDKVAVVERLQAEGRTVAMVGDGVNDAAALARADLGLALGTGTDAAIEAGDLTLVRGDLRVAADAIRLSRRTLATIKGNLVWAFGYNVAALPLAAAGLLNPMIAGAAMAFSSVFVVTNSLRLRTFRETPLQSGASLT; encoded by the coding sequence ATGACCACCACTGACACACCCGCCGGCACCCCCACGGACACACCCGTGGACGCGCCCGCGACCTCGCAGGTCGAGCTGCTGATCGGCGGCATGACCTGCGCGGCCTGCGCCGCCCGCGTCGAGAAGAAGCTCAACCGGATGGACGGGGTCACCGCCACGGTGAACTTCGCCACCGAGAAGGCCAAGGTCACCTACCCCGCCGGGACCGAGGTCGCCGACCTGATCGCCACCGTCGAGAGGACCGGCTACACCGCGGAGGAACCCCCACCACCCGCCCCGGCCCCCGCCACCGAGGACCTACGGCCCGAGGACCCGGACGCGGCGGACCCGCACCTCGCCGCCCTGCGGCAACGACTCGTCGTCTCCGCCGTCCTCGCCGTCCCCGTCGTGCTGCTCGCGATGGTCCCCGCCCTGCAGTTCGACAACTGGCAGTGGCTCTCCCTCACGCTCGCCGCGCCCGTCGTCGTCTGGGGCGGGCTGCCCTTCCACCAAGCCGCCTGGACCAACGCGCGGCACGCCGCCTCCACCATGGACACCCTGGTGTCGGTCGGCACGCTGGCCGCGTTCGGCTGGTCCGTGTGGGCGCTGTTCTTCGGCGACGCGGGCATGCCCGGCATGCGGCACGGCTTCGACCTCACCGTCAGCCGCGCCGACGGCACCTCCGCCATCTACCTGGAGGTCGCCGCCGGCGTCACCGCGTTCCTGCTGCTCGGCCGCTATCTGGAGGCCCGCGCCAAGCGCCGCGCGGGTGCCGCGCTGCGCGCCCTGATGGAGCTGGGCGCCAAGGACGTGGCCGTGCTGCGCGCGGGGCGCGAGGTGCGGATCCCGGTCGGGCAGCTGGCGGTGGGCGACCGGTTCGTCGTACGGCCCGGGGAGAAGATCGCCACCGACGGCACCGTGGTCGAGGGCAGTTCCGCGGTGGACGTCTCCATGCTGACCGGCGAGTCCGTGCCGGTGGACGTCACCGTCGGGGACGCCGTCACGGGCGCCACCGTGAACGCCGCCGGCCGCCTGGTCGTGGAGGCCACCCGGATCGGCGCCGACACCCGGCTCGCCCGGATGGCCAGGCTGGTCGAGGACGCGCAGAACGGCAAGGCGCGGGTGCAGCGGCTCGCCGACCGGGTCGCCGCGGTCTTCGTGCCCGTGGTGCTGCTGATCGCGGCCGTCACCTTCGGCGGCTGGCTGGGCGCCACCGGCGACACCGTGGCCGCGTTCACCGCCGCCGTCGCCGTGCTGATCATCGCCTGCCCGTGCGCGCTGGGCCTGGCCACGCCGACCGCGCTGCTCGTCGGCACCGGGCGCGGCGCCCAGCTCGGCATCCTCATCAAGGGACCCGAGGTCCTGGAGTCCACCCGCCGCGTCGACACCGTCGTCCTCGACAAGACCGGCACCGTCACCACCGGCCGGATGACCCTCCAGGAGGTGTACGCCGCCGAGGGCGCCGACGAGAAGCAGGTGCTGCGGCTCGCGGGCGCCCTGGAGCACGCCTCCGAGCACCCCGTCGCCCGCGCGGTGGCCGCGGGTGCCGCGGAGCGGGCCGGGGAGCTGCCGGAGGCCGAGCGGTTCGAGAACGTGCCCGGCATGGGCGTACGCGGGCGCGTGGAGGGTCACGAGGTGGCCGTGGGCCGCCTCTTCGACACCCTGCCCCCGGAGCTGGCCGCGGCCCGCGAGCGGGCCGAGCGCGCGGGCCGTACGGCCGTCGTGGTGGGCTGGGACGGGGCCGCGCGCGGGGTGCTCGCGGTCGCGGACGCCGTGAAGGAGACCAGCGCGGAGGCGGTGCGCGAACTGCGCGCCCTCGGGCTCACGCCGGTGCTGCTGACCGGCGACAACCGGACGGTCGCCGAGGCGGTGGCCGCCGAGGTCGGCATCGACGAGGTGATCGCCGAGGTGCTGCCCGAGGACAAGGTGGCGGTCGTCGAGCGGCTCCAGGCCGAGGGCCGTACGGTCGCGATGGTCGGCGACGGCGTCAACGACGCGGCCGCGCTCGCCCGGGCCGACCTCGGGCTCGCCCTGGGCACCGGGACCGACGCGGCGATCGAGGCCGGCGACCTGACGCTCGTGCGCGGCGACCTGCGGGTCGCGGCGGACGCCATCCGCCTCTCCCGCCGCACCCTCGCCACCATCAAGGGCAATCTCGTCTGGGCGTTCGGCTACAACGTGGCCGCGCTGCCGCTGGCCGCGGCGGGGCTGCTGAACCCGATGATCGCGGGGGCGGCGATGGCGTTCTCCTCGGTCTTCGTGGTCACGAACAGCTTGCGGTTGCGGACGTTCCGCGAGACCCCCCTTCAATCCGGCGCAAGCCTCACATAA
- a CDS encoding citrate synthase gives MSDNSVVLRYDGNEYTYPVIDSTVGDKGFDIGKLRAQTGLVTLDSGYGNTAAYKSAITYLDGEQGILRYRGYPIEQLAERSTFLEVAYLLINGELPTVDQLAAFKDDITRHTLLHEDVKNFYRGFPRDAHPMAMLSSVVSALSTFYQDSHNPFDEQQRNLSTIRLLAKLPTIAAYAYKKSVGHPFVYPRNDLGYVENFLRMTFSVPAQEYELDPIVVSALDKLLILHADHEQNCSTSTVRLVGSSQANMFASISAGINALWGPLHGGANQSVLEMLEGIRDAGGDVDSFIRKVKNKEDGVRLMGFGHRVYKNFDPRAKIIKAAAHDVLSALGKTDELLDIALKLEEHALSDDYFTERKLYPNVDFYTGLIYRAMGFPTEMFTVLFALGRLPGWIAQWHEMIKEPGSRIGRPRQIYTGVVQRDFVPVEER, from the coding sequence GTGAGCGACAACTCTGTAGTACTGCGGTACGACGGTAACGAGTACACCTACCCGGTGATCGACAGCACCGTCGGGGACAAGGGCTTCGACATCGGCAAGCTCCGCGCCCAGACCGGGCTCGTGACCCTGGACAGCGGTTACGGCAACACCGCCGCCTATAAATCCGCCATCACCTACCTCGACGGCGAGCAGGGCATCCTCCGGTACCGCGGCTACCCGATCGAGCAGCTGGCCGAGCGCTCCACCTTCCTGGAGGTGGCCTACCTGCTGATCAACGGTGAACTGCCGACCGTCGACCAGCTCGCCGCGTTCAAGGACGACATCACCCGGCACACCCTGCTGCACGAGGACGTCAAGAACTTCTACCGCGGCTTCCCGCGGGACGCCCACCCGATGGCGATGCTGTCCTCGGTGGTCTCCGCGCTGTCCACCTTCTACCAGGACAGCCACAACCCGTTCGACGAGCAGCAGCGCAACCTCTCCACGATCCGGCTGCTCGCCAAGCTGCCGACGATCGCGGCGTACGCGTACAAGAAGTCGGTCGGCCACCCGTTCGTCTACCCGCGCAACGACCTGGGCTACGTGGAGAACTTCCTGCGCATGACCTTCTCGGTCCCGGCGCAGGAGTACGAGCTGGACCCGATCGTGGTCTCGGCGCTGGACAAGCTGCTGATCCTGCACGCCGACCACGAGCAGAACTGTTCGACCTCCACGGTCCGCCTCGTCGGCTCCTCGCAGGCGAACATGTTCGCGTCGATCTCCGCCGGCATCAACGCGCTGTGGGGCCCGCTGCACGGCGGTGCCAACCAGTCGGTGCTGGAGATGCTGGAGGGCATCCGCGACGCGGGCGGCGACGTCGACTCCTTCATCCGCAAGGTGAAGAACAAGGAGGACGGCGTCCGCCTGATGGGCTTCGGCCACCGGGTCTACAAGAACTTCGACCCGCGCGCCAAGATCATCAAGGCCGCCGCGCACGATGTGCTGTCCGCGCTCGGCAAGACCGACGAGCTGCTGGACATCGCGCTGAAGCTGGAGGAGCACGCGCTTTCCGACGACTACTTCACCGAGCGCAAGCTCTACCCGAACGTCGACTTCTACACCGGCCTGATCTACCGGGCCATGGGCTTCCCGACCGAGATGTTCACGGTCCTCTTCGCCCTCGGCCGCCTGCCGGGCTGGATCGCCCAGTGGCACGAGATGATCAAGGAGCCCGGCTCCCGCATCGGCCGCCCGCGCCAGATCTACACGGGCGTCGTCCAGCGCGACTTCGTCCCGGTCGAGGAGCGCTAG
- a CDS encoding ATP-dependent RecD-like DNA helicase, protein MSNQTAAAPQGERRLAVLEGVLERITYANEENGYTVARVDTGRGGGDLLTVVGALLGAQVGESLRMEGRWGSHPQYGKQFHVENYTTVLPATVQGIRRYLGSGLVKGIGPVFADRITQHFGTDTLRIIEEEPKRLIEVPGLGPKRTKKIADAWEEQKAIKEVMLFLQTVEVSTSIAVRIYKKYGDASIAVVKNQPYRLAADVWGIGFLTADKIARSVGIPHDSPERVKAGLQYALSQSADQGHCYLPEERLIADAVKLLQVDTGLVIECLAELARPPEDGGDPGVVREKVPGPEGDGDEPVTAVYLVPFHRAEVALAAQLQRLLRTEQDRMPGFRDVDWAKALGWLRTRTGADLAPEQEAAVKLALTEKVAVLTGGPGCGKSFTVRSIVELARAKRAKVLLAAPTGRAAKRLAELTGAEASTVHRLLELKPGGDAAYDKDRPLDADLVVVDEASMLDLLLANKLVKAVPPGAHLLFVGDVDQLPSVGAGEVLRDLLADGSPLPAVRLTRVFRQAQQSGVVTNAHRINAGQHPLTDGLKDFFLFVEDDTEAAGRLAVDVAARRIPARFGLDPRRDVQVLAPMHRGPAGAGTLNGLLQQAITPGRPDLPEKRFGGRVFRVGDKVTQIRNNYEKGKNGVFNGTVGVVTALDPVDQRLTVLTDEDEEVPYDFDELDELAHAYAVTIHRSQGSEYPAVVIPVTTGAWMMLQRNLLYTAVTRAKRLVVLVGSRKAIGQAVRTVSAGRRCTALDFRLSGGRPAA, encoded by the coding sequence ATGTCCAACCAGACGGCTGCTGCCCCGCAGGGAGAGCGGCGACTCGCCGTTCTCGAAGGTGTGCTGGAGCGGATCACGTACGCCAATGAGGAGAACGGCTACACGGTCGCCCGCGTCGACACGGGCAGAGGCGGCGGAGACCTGCTGACGGTCGTCGGCGCGCTGCTCGGTGCGCAGGTGGGGGAGTCCCTGCGGATGGAGGGGCGCTGGGGGTCACACCCCCAGTACGGCAAGCAGTTCCACGTGGAGAACTACACCACCGTCCTGCCGGCCACGGTCCAGGGCATCCGCCGGTATCTGGGCTCCGGGCTGGTCAAGGGCATCGGCCCGGTCTTCGCGGACCGCATCACGCAGCACTTCGGGACCGACACCCTGAGGATCATCGAGGAGGAGCCGAAGCGGCTCATCGAGGTCCCCGGGCTCGGGCCCAAGCGGACGAAGAAGATCGCCGACGCCTGGGAGGAGCAGAAGGCGATCAAGGAGGTGATGCTGTTCCTCCAGACCGTGGAGGTCTCCACCTCCATCGCCGTGCGGATCTACAAGAAGTACGGCGACGCGTCCATCGCGGTCGTGAAGAACCAGCCGTACCGCCTCGCCGCCGACGTCTGGGGCATCGGCTTCCTCACCGCCGACAAGATCGCCCGGTCCGTCGGCATCCCGCACGACAGCCCGGAGCGGGTCAAGGCGGGCTTGCAGTACGCGTTGTCGCAGTCCGCCGACCAGGGGCACTGCTACCTCCCGGAGGAGCGGCTGATCGCGGACGCGGTCAAGCTGCTCCAGGTGGACACCGGGCTCGTCATCGAGTGCCTCGCCGAGCTGGCGCGGCCGCCGGAGGACGGGGGCGATCCGGGGGTCGTACGGGAGAAGGTGCCCGGCCCGGAGGGCGACGGCGACGAGCCCGTCACCGCCGTCTACCTCGTCCCCTTCCACCGCGCCGAAGTCGCCCTCGCCGCCCAGCTGCAGCGCCTCCTGCGCACCGAGCAGGACCGGATGCCCGGCTTCCGGGACGTCGACTGGGCCAAGGCCCTCGGCTGGCTGAGGACCCGTACGGGCGCCGACCTCGCGCCCGAGCAGGAGGCCGCCGTCAAGCTGGCGCTGACCGAGAAGGTCGCCGTGCTGACCGGCGGGCCCGGCTGCGGCAAGTCGTTCACCGTGCGGTCCATCGTGGAGCTGGCCCGCGCCAAGCGGGCCAAGGTGCTGCTCGCCGCGCCGACCGGCCGCGCGGCGAAACGGCTCGCCGAGCTGACCGGCGCGGAGGCCTCCACCGTCCACCGGCTGCTGGAGCTGAAGCCCGGCGGGGACGCGGCGTACGACAAGGACCGCCCCCTCGACGCCGACCTCGTCGTCGTGGACGAGGCGTCCATGCTGGACCTCCTCCTCGCCAACAAGCTGGTCAAAGCCGTTCCCCCCGGTGCCCACCTGCTGTTCGTCGGGGACGTCGACCAGCTCCCGAGCGTCGGCGCGGGCGAGGTGCTGCGCGATCTGCTCGCCGACGGCAGCCCGCTGCCCGCCGTACGGCTCACCCGCGTCTTCCGGCAGGCCCAGCAGTCCGGCGTCGTCACCAACGCCCACCGCATCAACGCCGGACAGCACCCCCTCACCGACGGCCTGAAGGACTTCTTCCTCTTCGTCGAGGACGACACCGAGGCCGCCGGACGGCTCGCCGTCGACGTCGCGGCCCGCCGTATCCCGGCCAGGTTCGGGCTCGACCCGCGCCGGGACGTGCAGGTGCTCGCCCCGATGCACCGGGGACCGGCCGGCGCGGGCACCCTCAACGGGCTCCTCCAGCAGGCCATCACGCCCGGTCGGCCCGATCTGCCGGAGAAGAGGTTCGGCGGACGCGTTTTCCGGGTCGGCGACAAGGTCACACAGATCCGCAACAACTACGAGAAAGGGAAGAACGGTGTCTTCAACGGCACCGTGGGCGTGGTCACCGCGCTCGACCCGGTCGACCAGCGCCTGACGGTGCTGACGGACGAGGACGAGGAGGTGCCGTACGACTTCGACGAGCTGGACGAGCTGGCGCACGCCTACGCGGTGACCATCCACCGCTCGCAGGGCAGTGAGTACCCGGCCGTGGTGATCCCGGTCACCACCGGCGCCTGGATGATGCTCCAGCGCAATCTCCTCTACACGGCGGTCACCCGCGCCAAGCGGCTCGTCGTCCTGGTCGGCTCGCGCAAGGCGATCGGGCAGGCGGTGCGCACGGTGTCGGCCGGACGGCGCTGCACGGCGCTGGACTTCCGCCTCTCCGGGGGCCGGCCGGCGGCGTGA
- a CDS encoding DUF397 domain-containing protein codes for MTTPGNWRKSSYSGGGEGNACVEIATTPTHIAIRDSKTPAAAHLTFPTTAFAPFLAALKEQHPHR; via the coding sequence ATGACCACCCCCGGTAACTGGCGGAAGTCCTCCTACTCCGGCGGCGGCGAGGGCAACGCTTGCGTGGAGATCGCCACCACCCCCACCCACATAGCTATTCGCGACTCCAAAACCCCGGCGGCAGCCCACCTCACCTTCCCCACCACCGCGTTCGCCCCCTTCCTCGCGGCGCTCAAGGAGCAGCACCCCCACCGCTGA
- a CDS encoding helix-turn-helix transcriptional regulator, with amino-acid sequence MPRRRQPTARQERLGAELRKLREAAGLKGREAAALLGTDSAQVSQIEFGTAGVSEERVRRLAAHYSCTDTELIEALVAMATDGTHGWWEEYRGHLPTSFLDLAELEHHASYRWDADFLHVPGLLQNESYARALFSYVNPEFPEEEVERRVEHRMKRKVIIERSAPIPYNAVIHEAALRIRVGDRSAARSQLARVLEISEASHVTVRVIPFDLDNFGGAGSAMVYAGGPVPQLDTVVRDGPHGTSFIDAQAQLDRFRTLFRRLEEVSLDPGRSRDFIHRLAKEL; translated from the coding sequence ATGCCGCGCAGGCGCCAGCCCACCGCTCGGCAGGAGCGCTTAGGCGCCGAGCTGCGCAAACTACGTGAGGCTGCCGGACTCAAGGGGCGTGAAGCGGCAGCGCTGCTCGGGACGGACTCGGCTCAGGTGAGTCAGATCGAGTTCGGGACGGCGGGTGTCAGCGAGGAGCGTGTCCGGCGACTGGCGGCTCACTACTCCTGCACGGACACGGAGTTGATCGAGGCGCTGGTGGCGATGGCCACGGACGGAACCCACGGTTGGTGGGAGGAGTACCGGGGTCACCTTCCCACGTCATTCCTCGACCTCGCCGAGCTGGAACACCACGCCTCTTACCGGTGGGACGCGGACTTCCTGCACGTTCCCGGCCTTCTGCAGAACGAGAGCTATGCCCGGGCGCTCTTCTCGTACGTGAACCCTGAGTTCCCCGAGGAGGAGGTAGAGCGCAGGGTGGAGCACCGGATGAAGCGCAAGGTCATCATCGAGCGCTCGGCACCGATCCCGTACAATGCCGTGATTCACGAGGCGGCGCTGCGCATCCGGGTTGGCGACCGCTCCGCAGCGCGGTCCCAGCTCGCTCGTGTTCTGGAGATTTCGGAAGCCTCCCATGTCACCGTGCGCGTCATCCCCTTCGACCTCGACAACTTCGGTGGAGCCGGCAGCGCCATGGTGTACGCGGGTGGCCCCGTGCCCCAGTTGGACACTGTGGTGCGCGACGGCCCGCATGGCACATCGTTCATCGATGCCCAGGCCCAACTCGACCGCTTTCGAACGCTCTTCCGTAGGCTGGAGGAAGTGTCACTTGACCCGGGACGGTCGCGTGACTTCATCCACAGGTTGGCGAAGGAGCTGTGA
- a CDS encoding ATP-binding protein: MPGNEAWEYSLYIPNDLRAVTISRRTLRLILTMHGLISLVDVAELLAAELVSNAVRHTKGPAALRVRWSPPRTLRIGAWDADPEPPEPPVTFERATELEEGRGLALVRACSDLWGWQPLSRFGNRGKYVWCELEAA, translated from the coding sequence ATGCCCGGAAACGAAGCCTGGGAGTACTCCCTCTACATCCCCAACGACCTCCGCGCCGTCACCATCAGCCGCCGCACCCTGCGCCTGATCCTCACCATGCACGGCCTGATCAGCCTCGTCGACGTCGCCGAACTGCTGGCCGCCGAGCTGGTCTCCAACGCCGTACGGCACACCAAGGGGCCGGCCGCGCTGCGGGTGCGGTGGTCGCCGCCCCGCACGCTGCGGATCGGGGCGTGGGACGCGGACCCCGAGCCACCCGAACCGCCCGTCACCTTCGAGCGGGCGACCGAGTTGGAGGAAGGGCGAGGGCTCGCGCTGGTGCGGGCCTGCTCGGACCTGTGGGGGTGGCAGCCGTTGTCCAGATTCGGCAACCGGGGAAAGTACGTGTGGTGCGAGCTGGAGGCCGCGTAG